The Lutibacter sp. Hel_I_33_5 genome has a window encoding:
- a CDS encoding carboxypeptidase-like regulatory domain-containing protein, translated as MKKTTSLLLVMLFLGLSVQSQTTKNSLRTIAGTISNGEKIVSNVTILNKNSLKGTVTNTYGNYEISAKTNDVLEFSYVGYKKVTIQIEDVTKTLNITLTQVRNELDEVVVTTKKRDKRTPIEKAMTMEFTSFDGRKIKPGRSSGAVFYYDNKDLKVFNTQFLDQVLASRFFNVRNLDYDGVFYKIAQAPPIEFSEVEHMFVMKKANLVIIRTKNHPDVRKAKIAEITAKNQNQYYYEKDALAIKKLSKVKGELKNITGSVSHLENSLEGVHVVNRTRNLGVKTDENGRYRIAVNTGDILKYSYVGFNSVQIIVEDITSVLNIKISPKVSQLDEVTVATKKRVKRTPIEKAMKMEISGFGKVAKSYGAVSYFDNEAMKVFAPGLPLEEVLNGRLSLRKEKNDFGEDVLKFRTVFGDLIEATIDYDGDYYKIAPPIDFSEVEHMFVMKKEALIIIRTKNHPDVRKAKIAEVTAQNQNQNYYEEDALVLKKPSKVKGGLKNITGSVSHLENALEGVHVVNRTRNLGVKTDKNGHYTIAVNTGDILKYSYVGFNSVQIVVEDITSVLNIKISPKVNQLDNVIVTSKKKQLNKVALYGQKEIATISTSAGKLNLKGSGFDVDYLSGKDLPSYCDAAPKGANPLKCAAENKFPFLVRLHETDSEPVWDIDGVKYDTNQLPQFSVSEVTDMWLLKNASARFGAKKVIIVKTVRNLENLKAEKEKVAEKHKNQQFYKEDAFVAKNNISNENSKRQKRKNTIRIIIEGKVVSNNVPIRDVNIRVEGSAVGVFSNANGEFKLETYTGDILRFSHISYENLAVVIENDTKVLNITLTPLINELDEVTAINLKSKGRATIKAKKANKKFVTARGNIDPKRTGFAMSFVDGEDIYSIYPSITDALVGKVPGVRKDFITGKLIIRESTSINTPYYAIWDVDGYIFEDEPPIDLNNIKSVRILKTLAGTNKYGTRGVGGVAVVKTKSGNFNPKNAAQNKINDKYTNKEFYRDDAEIFDPNSSDNSIFANLLEKFKSKKDAYVYYTQNLKNKAKNYSNNIDVALKFINHFKDQNLGVSIFKEIAIKNDENPEILKSIAYYYQVLNERKEAIKLYEKIYRLRPKYAQSTRDLGNAYLENDLYNKSWKLYMGYLLKGNNVSKEGIGQLIYNDMEWLYFQRDNQTKITQKFTPVNKDIDEFKNDTRLVFEWNTSEAEFELEFVNPELRSYVFDHSLDANPELIKEEKAIGYSSKYFFIDNLQNGEWLVNLKYKGNKKPEPTFFKITAHYNWGKPTEYKKTYVYKMENQRNKIQLLKINKQHLTVANN; from the coding sequence ATGAAAAAAACTACTTCTTTATTATTGGTTATGTTGTTTTTAGGATTGTCTGTACAATCTCAAACTACAAAAAATTCACTTCGTACAATTGCTGGAACTATCTCAAATGGGGAAAAAATAGTATCAAATGTTACTATTCTCAATAAGAATTCATTAAAAGGGACAGTAACAAATACTTACGGAAATTATGAAATTTCAGCAAAAACAAATGATGTTTTAGAATTTAGTTATGTAGGGTATAAAAAAGTAACTATTCAAATTGAAGACGTTACTAAAACGCTAAATATTACGTTGACTCAAGTACGAAATGAGTTAGATGAAGTAGTCGTAACAACCAAAAAAAGAGATAAAAGAACTCCCATAGAAAAAGCAATGACTATGGAGTTTACTAGTTTTGATGGGAGAAAAATTAAACCAGGAAGAAGTTCAGGTGCCGTATTTTATTATGATAATAAAGATTTGAAAGTATTTAACACGCAATTTTTAGATCAAGTATTAGCAAGTAGGTTTTTTAATGTTAGAAACTTGGATTATGATGGTGTTTTTTATAAAATTGCACAAGCACCACCAATAGAGTTTTCTGAAGTAGAGCATATGTTTGTTATGAAAAAAGCAAATTTAGTAATTATAAGAACAAAGAACCATCCAGATGTACGAAAAGCTAAGATAGCGGAAATAACTGCTAAAAACCAAAATCAATATTATTATGAAAAAGATGCATTGGCTATAAAAAAACTAAGTAAAGTAAAAGGAGAGTTAAAAAATATTACTGGTAGTGTTTCACACTTAGAAAATTCGTTAGAAGGTGTTCATGTTGTTAATAGAACTAGAAATTTAGGAGTAAAAACAGATGAAAATGGTCGTTATAGAATAGCAGTTAATACAGGTGATATTTTAAAATATTCTTATGTTGGGTTTAATTCAGTTCAGATAATTGTTGAAGATATTACTTCTGTATTAAATATAAAAATATCCCCAAAAGTTAGTCAATTAGATGAAGTAACTGTAGCAACTAAAAAAAGAGTTAAAAGAACGCCAATAGAAAAGGCAATGAAAATGGAGATTTCTGGTTTTGGGAAAGTTGCTAAAAGTTATGGAGCAGTATCTTATTTTGATAATGAAGCCATGAAAGTATTTGCACCAGGTCTCCCATTAGAAGAAGTGCTTAATGGTCGATTATCTTTAAGGAAAGAAAAAAATGATTTTGGTGAAGATGTTCTTAAGTTTAGAACTGTTTTTGGAGATTTAATAGAAGCTACTATAGATTATGATGGGGATTATTATAAAATAGCACCGCCAATAGATTTTTCTGAAGTGGAGCATATGTTTGTAATGAAAAAAGAGGCATTAATAATTATTAGAACAAAAAATCATCCAGATGTAAGAAAAGCCAAGATTGCTGAGGTAACTGCTCAGAATCAAAATCAAAATTATTATGAAGAAGATGCATTGGTTTTAAAAAAACCAAGTAAAGTTAAGGGAGGGTTAAAAAATATTACTGGTAGTGTTTCACACTTAGAAAATGCATTAGAAGGTGTTCATGTTGTTAATAGAACTAGAAATTTAGGAGTAAAAACAGATAAAAATGGTCATTATACAATAGCTGTTAATACAGGCGATATTTTAAAATATTCTTATGTTGGGTTTAATTCAGTTCAAATAGTTGTTGAAGATATTACTTCTGTATTAAATATAAAGATATCTCCAAAAGTTAACCAACTAGATAATGTAATAGTAACTAGTAAAAAGAAACAATTAAATAAAGTAGCATTGTATGGTCAAAAAGAAATAGCTACAATAAGTACTTCAGCTGGTAAATTAAATCTTAAAGGATCTGGTTTTGACGTTGATTATTTATCAGGAAAAGACCTACCATCTTACTGTGATGCAGCTCCAAAAGGAGCAAATCCATTAAAGTGTGCAGCTGAGAATAAATTTCCTTTTTTAGTTCGTTTACATGAGACTGATTCAGAACCAGTTTGGGATATAGATGGAGTTAAATATGATACTAATCAATTACCTCAATTTTCTGTTTCTGAAGTTACGGACATGTGGCTATTAAAAAATGCATCTGCAAGATTTGGCGCTAAAAAAGTGATTATTGTAAAAACGGTAAGAAACCTTGAAAATTTAAAAGCAGAAAAAGAGAAAGTTGCAGAAAAACATAAAAATCAACAATTTTATAAAGAGGATGCTTTTGTTGCCAAAAATAATATTTCTAATGAAAATAGTAAAAGGCAAAAAAGAAAAAATACTATAAGAATAATAATAGAAGGAAAAGTAGTTTCAAACAATGTACCCATAAGAGATGTAAATATTAGAGTAGAAGGAAGTGCTGTTGGTGTTTTTTCTAATGCTAATGGAGAATTTAAATTAGAAACCTATACTGGAGATATCTTACGTTTTAGTCATATTTCTTACGAAAATTTAGCTGTTGTTATAGAGAATGATACAAAAGTTTTAAACATTACTCTAACACCATTAATAAATGAGTTGGACGAAGTAACAGCTATAAATTTAAAATCGAAAGGCAGAGCCACTATTAAAGCTAAAAAAGCAAATAAAAAATTTGTTACTGCACGTGGTAATATCGATCCAAAAAGAACAGGTTTTGCAATGTCTTTTGTAGATGGAGAAGATATCTACAGTATATATCCATCAATAACTGATGCATTAGTTGGTAAAGTGCCCGGTGTTAGGAAAGATTTTATTACTGGAAAATTAATTATTAGAGAAAGTACTTCTATTAATACACCTTATTATGCTATTTGGGATGTAGATGGTTATATTTTTGAAGATGAACCTCCAATTGATTTAAATAATATTAAAAGTGTACGTATTTTAAAAACCTTAGCGGGTACAAATAAATACGGAACTAGAGGTGTTGGTGGGGTTGCAGTTGTAAAAACTAAATCAGGTAATTTTAACCCAAAAAATGCAGCACAAAATAAAATTAATGATAAATATACTAATAAAGAATTTTATAGAGATGATGCAGAAATTTTTGATCCTAATTCAAGTGATAATTCAATATTTGCAAATCTCTTAGAGAAGTTTAAAAGTAAGAAAGATGCATATGTTTACTATACACAAAATTTAAAAAATAAAGCTAAAAATTATTCAAATAATATTGATGTAGCACTTAAATTTATTAATCATTTTAAAGATCAAAACCTTGGAGTTTCAATATTTAAAGAAATTGCAATAAAGAATGATGAAAACCCTGAAATTTTAAAATCGATAGCCTACTATTATCAAGTTTTAAATGAAAGAAAAGAAGCTATTAAATTATATGAAAAGATTTATAGACTAAGACCAAAATATGCTCAATCCACAAGAGATTTGGGTAATGCGTATTTAGAAAATGATTTGTATAATAAAAGTTGGAAGCTTTACATGGGTTATTTATTAAAAGGGAATAATGTTAGTAAAGAAGGTATTGGTCAATTAATTTATAATGATATGGAGTGGCTGTATTTTCAAAGAGATAATCAGACTAAAATAACTCAAAAGTTCACACCTGTTAATAAGGATATTGATGAATTTAAAAATGATACAAGATTGGTTTTTGAGTGGAATACTTCGGAAGCAGAATTTGAATTAGAATTTGTGAATCCAGAATTAAGATCTTATGTTTTTGACCATAGTTTAGATGCAAATCCTGAACTAATCAAAGAAGAAAAAGCAATTGGTTATTCAAGTAAATACTTTTTCATTGATAACCTTCAAAATGGAGAATGGTTGGTGAATTTAAAATATAAAGGAAATAAAAAACCAGAACCTACATTTTTTAAAATAACAGCACATTATAATTGGGGTAAGCCTACAGAATATAAAAAAACCTATGTGTATAAAATGGAGAATCAAAGGAATAAAATCCAATTACTTAAAATTAATAAACAGCATTTAACGGTTGCAAATAATTAA
- a CDS encoding amidohydrolase family protein has product MKLLKIVFAILLFIASSIHAQDSYLGEGPFKQLIIRGVTLINGDGSPPRGPIDIVVENNKIVNIQVVGYPGVKINEEKRPKLKSGGKELDAAGMYLLPGFVDMHGHIGGVHQGAEPEYVFKLWMAHGITTVREPSGRGVDFTLNLKKLSKENKIVAPRIFNYTGFGQTSKSFNPLNDIPISTPEQARKWVRANASKGSDGIKFFGAEPEIMAAALDENRKLGLGSACHHAQLSVARWNVLHSARAGLTTMEHWYGLPEALFDDKTVQDYPLDYNYQNEQHRFEEAGKLWSQAAKPYSKHWNKVMDELLSLDFTLDPTFNIYEASRDLQRARRAEWHEDYTLPSLWKFYEPSKISHGSYWHFWGTEQEVAWKKNFQLWMTFINEYKNRGGRVTTGSDSGFIYQLYGFAYIRELELLREAGFHPLEVIRAATLNGAEALKMDDKIGSIQIGKLADFVIVDENPLVNLKVLYGTGAIKLTEDNKVIRAGGVKYTIKDGVIYDAKRLLSDVKKMVDKEKAKTNWKLLQPGIKN; this is encoded by the coding sequence ATGAAACTTTTAAAAATAGTTTTTGCTATATTACTTTTTATAGCGAGTTCGATACATGCTCAAGATTCATATTTAGGAGAAGGTCCCTTTAAACAATTAATCATACGAGGAGTAACGCTTATAAACGGTGATGGATCACCTCCAAGAGGCCCAATAGATATTGTTGTAGAAAATAATAAAATTGTTAATATACAAGTTGTTGGTTATCCAGGGGTAAAAATTAATGAAGAGAAAAGACCAAAATTAAAATCAGGAGGAAAAGAATTAGATGCAGCTGGAATGTATTTGTTACCAGGTTTTGTAGATATGCATGGCCATATAGGTGGCGTTCATCAAGGAGCAGAACCAGAATATGTTTTTAAACTTTGGATGGCACATGGAATCACCACAGTTAGAGAACCAAGTGGAAGAGGTGTTGATTTTACTCTTAATTTAAAAAAATTAAGTAAAGAAAATAAAATCGTTGCACCAAGAATATTTAATTATACAGGCTTTGGTCAAACTTCAAAATCATTTAATCCATTAAATGATATTCCGATTAGCACTCCAGAACAGGCAAGGAAATGGGTGAGAGCAAATGCGAGTAAAGGCTCAGATGGAATTAAGTTTTTTGGTGCAGAGCCAGAAATAATGGCAGCTGCTTTAGATGAAAACAGAAAGCTTGGTTTAGGTTCAGCTTGTCATCATGCGCAATTAAGTGTAGCTAGATGGAATGTTTTACATTCAGCTAGAGCAGGTTTAACTACAATGGAACATTGGTATGGTTTGCCAGAGGCTTTATTTGATGATAAAACCGTGCAAGATTATCCTTTAGATTATAATTATCAAAATGAACAACATCGTTTTGAAGAAGCAGGAAAATTATGGAGTCAAGCAGCAAAGCCTTATTCAAAACATTGGAATAAAGTAATGGACGAATTATTGTCCTTAGATTTCACGTTAGATCCAACATTTAATATTTACGAAGCAAGTAGAGATTTACAAAGAGCTAGAAGGGCAGAATGGCACGAGGATTATACACTTCCATCTCTTTGGAAATTTTATGAGCCAAGTAAAATAAGTCATGGTAGTTATTGGCATTTTTGGGGGACAGAACAAGAAGTTGCCTGGAAAAAGAACTTTCAGTTATGGATGACATTTATTAATGAATATAAAAATAGAGGAGGTAGAGTAACCACAGGGTCGGATTCTGGATTTATCTATCAGTTATATGGATTTGCTTATATAAGAGAATTAGAATTATTAAGAGAAGCAGGTTTTCATCCACTAGAAGTAATTAGAGCTGCAACATTAAATGGTGCAGAAGCTTTAAAAATGGATGATAAAATAGGTTCAATTCAAATTGGAAAGTTAGCGGATTTTGTTATTGTTGATGAAAACCCATTAGTAAATTTGAAGGTTTTATATGGTACAGGAGCAATTAAATTAACGGAAGATAATAAAGTGATAAGAGCAGGAGGAGTTAAGTATACCATTAAAGATGGGGTAATTTATGATGCTAAAAGATTACTTTCTGATGTTAAGAAAATGGTAGATAAAGAGAAAGCTAAAACCAATTGGAAGTTATTACAGCCAGGTATTAAGAATTAA
- a CDS encoding YgiQ family radical SAM protein translates to MQETKRHQLTDWLPTTNKEVKIRGWEQLDVILFSGDAYVDHPSFGPAVIGRILESYGLRVAIVPQPSVTDNLQDFEKLGKPRLFFGATGGCMDPMVSNYTASKKRRDKDAYTPNGDKGFRPDYATSVYSKILKEKFPDVPVLIGGIEASLRRVTHYDYWSDKLLPTILETSKADMLVYGMGEQPLREIVELLQKGVPFSSLKNIKQTAVLINQKEEKIPVINDWEDVTINSHEACLKDKKTFASNFKTIEQESNKLKARRIFQEVGEKTLVINPPFPTMTSTEIDGSFDLPYTRLPHPKYNKRGPIPAFEMIKFSINIHRGCFGGCSFCTISAHQGKFIASRSQESVLKEVDKVANMPDFKGYLSDIGGPSANMYQMKGKVQSICDKCVAPSCISPVICSNLDTSHKPLTELYQAVDKHPKIKKSFIGSGIRHDMLVPEFNKNADPKELDAYTEEVMTKHVSGRLKVAPEHTSDPVLKLMRKPSFTYFHKFKERFDRINIKKKLNLQLIPYFISSHPASEVEDMANLAAETKNMGFQLEQVQGFTPTPMTVATVIYYSGFHPYTMKPTKTPKTKKEKEDQHKFFFWYKKENKDWIRNTLNKVGRQDLLKVLLPGNDSWKKNKKAKETKNTFDDAVPFNRRKKKATRSKSKKRRR, encoded by the coding sequence ATGCAGGAAACTAAAAGACATCAATTAACAGATTGGTTACCAACTACAAACAAAGAAGTTAAAATTCGTGGTTGGGAACAATTAGATGTTATCCTTTTTAGTGGTGATGCGTATGTAGATCACCCATCTTTTGGTCCAGCAGTAATTGGGCGAATTTTAGAAAGTTATGGTTTACGAGTTGCTATTGTTCCGCAACCCAGTGTTACCGATAATCTCCAAGATTTTGAAAAATTAGGAAAACCTCGTTTGTTTTTTGGAGCAACTGGAGGCTGTATGGATCCAATGGTTTCTAATTACACAGCCAGTAAAAAACGAAGAGATAAAGATGCTTATACACCAAATGGAGATAAAGGGTTTAGACCAGATTATGCAACATCTGTGTATTCAAAAATATTAAAAGAAAAATTCCCAGATGTACCTGTTTTAATTGGTGGAATAGAAGCTTCGCTAAGACGTGTAACTCATTATGATTACTGGTCTGATAAACTATTACCAACTATTTTAGAAACTTCTAAAGCAGATATGTTGGTCTATGGAATGGGGGAACAACCCTTACGAGAAATTGTAGAATTATTACAAAAAGGCGTTCCATTTTCTAGTTTAAAAAACATCAAACAAACAGCGGTTTTAATCAATCAGAAAGAAGAAAAAATTCCTGTAATTAATGATTGGGAAGATGTTACTATCAATTCTCATGAAGCTTGTTTAAAAGATAAAAAAACATTTGCTTCCAATTTTAAAACAATTGAGCAAGAATCAAATAAATTAAAAGCAAGACGTATTTTTCAAGAAGTAGGAGAGAAGACGTTGGTTATTAATCCACCTTTTCCAACAATGACTTCAACCGAAATTGATGGTTCTTTTGATTTGCCTTATACACGACTACCACATCCAAAATATAACAAACGTGGTCCTATACCTGCGTTTGAAATGATAAAGTTTTCTATCAATATTCACAGAGGATGTTTTGGTGGATGTAGTTTTTGTACAATATCAGCACATCAAGGAAAATTTATTGCTAGTAGGAGTCAAGAATCAGTTTTAAAAGAAGTGGATAAAGTGGCAAATATGCCAGATTTTAAAGGCTATTTATCTGATATTGGTGGGCCTTCTGCAAACATGTATCAGATGAAAGGGAAAGTACAATCTATCTGTGACAAATGTGTTGCGCCAAGTTGTATTTCACCAGTGATTTGTTCTAATTTAGATACGTCTCATAAGCCGTTAACTGAATTATATCAGGCTGTAGATAAACACCCAAAGATTAAAAAATCATTTATTGGAAGTGGAATTCGACATGATATGTTAGTTCCAGAATTCAATAAAAATGCAGATCCAAAAGAGTTGGATGCGTATACAGAAGAGGTAATGACGAAACATGTTTCTGGTCGATTAAAAGTAGCGCCAGAACATACTTCAGATCCTGTTTTAAAGTTGATGCGTAAACCTTCTTTTACGTATTTCCATAAGTTTAAAGAGCGTTTTGATAGGATAAATATCAAGAAAAAGTTGAACTTACAATTGATTCCGTATTTTATTTCTAGTCACCCAGCAAGTGAGGTTGAGGATATGGCAAACTTGGCTGCAGAAACTAAGAATATGGGGTTTCAGTTAGAACAAGTTCAAGGTTTTACGCCAACACCAATGACAGTTGCTACGGTTATCTATTATTCTGGATTTCATCCGTATACAATGAAACCGACTAAAACTCCTAAGACTAAAAAGGAGAAAGAAGATCAACACAAGTTTTTCTTTTGGTATAAAAAAGAAAATAAAGATTGGATTAGAAACACCTTGAATAAAGTTGGTAGACAAGATTTATTAAAAGTGTTATTACCAGGGAACGATTCTTGGAAAAAGAATAAAAAAGCAAAAGAAACAAAAAATACGTTTGATGATGCTGTCCCTTTTAATCGAAGGAAAAAGAAAGCAACAAGATCAAAATCTAAAAAAAGAAGAAGGTAA
- a CDS encoding dienelactone hydrolase family protein translates to MIDLKKEDISQEVFDLYDDYAHNKLTRKEFLAKLSLYAVGAITLPALLSFVSPNYIDSITVQDDDPRLNSQMITYDSPKGGLKIDGLLSLPKGAKGKLPGVIVVHENRGLNPYIKDVGKRAALEGFISLAPDALTPLGGYPGNDDEGRTMQRKRDRLEMLEDFIAAYNFVKNHKNCTGKVGVVGFCFGGWISNMMAVQVADLGAAVPYYGRQPSDEMAAQIKSPLLLQYGELDKRVNKGWPAFEKVLKTNKIEHTAHFYPNANHGFHNNTTPRFDKESADLSWKRTIDFFNTHLKS, encoded by the coding sequence ATGATAGATCTTAAAAAAGAAGATATTAGCCAAGAAGTATTCGATTTATACGATGATTATGCTCATAATAAACTTACAAGAAAAGAATTTTTAGCCAAACTATCTTTATATGCAGTAGGTGCAATTACTTTACCCGCTCTTTTAAGCTTTGTTTCTCCAAATTATATCGATTCTATTACTGTTCAAGATGATGACCCTCGATTAAATTCGCAAATGATTACTTATGATTCTCCAAAAGGTGGATTAAAAATTGATGGTTTATTGTCATTACCAAAAGGCGCAAAAGGAAAGTTACCGGGAGTTATTGTAGTACACGAAAACAGAGGGTTAAACCCTTATATAAAAGACGTTGGTAAAAGAGCCGCTTTAGAGGGTTTTATTTCTTTAGCACCAGATGCATTAACACCATTAGGAGGCTATCCTGGAAATGATGACGAAGGAAGAACAATGCAAAGAAAAAGAGATCGTTTAGAAATGCTCGAAGATTTTATTGCTGCCTATAATTTTGTAAAAAACCATAAAAACTGTACTGGTAAAGTTGGTGTTGTAGGTTTTTGTTTTGGTGGTTGGATTTCGAATATGATGGCTGTTCAAGTAGCTGATTTAGGTGCAGCTGTTCCTTACTATGGAAGGCAACCTTCAGATGAAATGGCAGCTCAAATTAAATCACCTTTATTATTACAATATGGTGAATTAGATAAAAGAGTTAATAAAGGTTGGCCAGCTTTCGAAAAAGTCTTAAAGACAAATAAAATTGAACATACAGCACATTTTTACCCAAATGCAAACCATGGATTTCACAACAATACAACTCCGCGTTTTGACAAAGAATCTGCAGATTTATCTTGGAAAAGAACAATTGATTTTTTTAACACCCATTTAAAAAGTTAG
- a CDS encoding sigma-70 family RNA polymerase sigma factor yields the protein MTTKQVWTQYSEDLKRFIISKVKNIAIADDILQDTFLKIHTNLHKLQDIKKLKPWCFTIARNSILDYWKTTNQTFEIANFESETEITENVHTEKDCLRGILKNLPKKYRDPLFLSDIKGLKQQEVAIQLKQTLPTTKSQIQRARKLIAKGFMDCCGFVMNSDGNLIGEIQEKEDCKICS from the coding sequence ATGACAACAAAACAAGTTTGGACACAGTATTCTGAAGATCTAAAAAGATTTATCATCAGCAAAGTGAAAAATATTGCTATTGCTGATGATATTTTGCAGGATACTTTTCTTAAGATTCATACTAATCTTCATAAATTACAAGATATCAAAAAATTGAAACCATGGTGTTTTACTATTGCTAGGAACTCAATTTTAGACTATTGGAAAACTACAAATCAAACATTCGAAATAGCAAATTTTGAGTCTGAAACAGAAATTACAGAAAACGTTCATACGGAAAAAGATTGTTTACGTGGTATCTTAAAAAACTTACCAAAAAAATACAGAGACCCTTTATTTTTATCAGATATAAAAGGATTAAAACAACAAGAAGTAGCAATTCAACTAAAACAAACTTTACCAACTACAAAATCTCAAATTCAACGCGCTCGTAAATTAATAGCAAAAGGGTTTATGGATTGTTGTGGGTTTGTAATGAATTCTGACGGAAACCTAATTGGTGAAATTCAAGAAAAAGAAGATTGTAAAATTTGTAGTTAA